From Candidatus Syntrophoarchaeum caldarius, the proteins below share one genomic window:
- a CDS encoding transposase yields the protein MRGERISIRKFEEVGSLLKSEKDPVVKQKLSFLLFAGEDCLYFERAVEATGIDITTGYTWIRMWNDLGYEGLLSSPNKGGRPPKLTDEDLEDLRNILESKDYWTTKEVTVLIKEVFMKKLSEDQVRRILRDKLGMRLSKPYQHDYRRPDNAEEILKDRVEATLSELETKGYKREEIAIGFVDESSPQNTANTVRVWSFGKPHIKKHHKDEIQCDGVLSD from the coding sequence GTGAGGGGAGAACGAATATCAATCAGGAAGTTTGAAGAGGTTGGGTCACTGTTAAAGAGCGAGAAGGATCCAGTGGTGAAGCAAAAACTCTCTTTTCTCCTGTTTGCAGGAGAAGATTGTCTGTATTTTGAAAGAGCTGTTGAGGCGACCGGTATCGATATTACAACTGGCTACACATGGATAAGGATGTGGAATGATCTGGGATACGAAGGGCTTCTTTCAAGCCCAAATAAAGGAGGTAGACCTCCCAAGCTCACTGACGAAGATCTCGAAGATCTACGGAATATTCTGGAATCTAAGGATTACTGGACGACAAAAGAGGTAACAGTGCTCATCAAAGAGGTCTTCATGAAGAAACTATCAGAAGATCAGGTTAGACGCATTTTGAGGGATAAGCTGGGGATGAGACTATCAAAGCCATATCAACATGACTATAGAAGACCAGATAACGCCGAAGAGATCTTGAAAGATCGAGTGGAAGCAACTTTGAGTGAGCTTGAAACGAAAGGATACAAGAGGGAAGAAATAGCAATCGGGTTTGTAGATGAGAGTTCTCCTCAAAATACTGCCAATACGGTTAGGGTCTGGAGTTTTGGTAAGCCGCATATAAAAAAACACCACAAGGATGAGATCCAATGCGATGGGGTTCTATCCGATTAG